In the Balaenoptera musculus isolate JJ_BM4_2016_0621 chromosome 2, mBalMus1.pri.v3, whole genome shotgun sequence genome, CCCTGTtgaattgttttttgttgttattgttgttttttattggggtatagttcctttacaatgttgtgttagtttccactgcacaacaaagtgaatcagctatacgtatacacatatcccctcccttttggacctccctcccaccccaccccccatcccacccaactaggtcactgcagagcacccagctgagctccctgtgctatatgcaggttcccactagctacctgtttcactcatggtagtgtatatatgtcaatctcaatctccatCCCCTCTTCCCCACCGTGTCCACatgttcattctctatgtctgtgtctattcctgtcctgcaaataggttcatatgtaccattttcctagattccacatatatgcgttaatatacgatatttgtttttctctttctgacttatgtcactctgtatgacagactccaggtccatccacgtctctacaaatgacccaatttcattcctttttatggctgaataatattccattgtatatatgtaccacatcttctttatccattcctctgttgatggacatttaggttgcttccatgtcctgactactgtaaatagtgctgcagtgaacattggggtgcatgtgtctttttgaattatggttttctcagggtatcttGGGCCTTCCCTATTTTCAATAACTTTATCCTTTTTTTGGAGTGTTGTTGGGTCAGTAAATGGCTGCAGATAAACGTTTCTCCTTTTTCCTGCGTGTTGCCTCAGTTCTGTTTCAATGAAGAGAGCCGCAATACTCTGCTAGCCTTACAGCTTTGGGGCAAGGGCTCcagctttcatttttatatcttcttagtACAGAAGCATTCACAAGCTTTACTGGTTTCAGGAATTCACTGAGCCAGAGGAGGTTCCCCCCGCAGCCCTAAGTAATCAGGAACTAATCACTCCACACCTTGGTCACTCCTCCATGTTCTTTAGACTGGGTAGAAGAAGACACTGCTCTCAGCTCAGTCCTTAAACTCACTAAGATTTTTCCTTAATTCTCCACTACTTCAACTGCCTCCTTGCAACTCAAGCTTGGGGATAAGAATTAAAGTTACTAACAAGAGAAAGGACAGCAAAGAGAGAATTTCCTTACATCATAATGAAGATATCTAATAAATGAAACCTACACTGCCAAGAGTCACTAAAGGCCTTTAATTTTCAGAACAAGAGTTCCCAGAGAAGAGATGGTGGTCTGACTTTCTCTCTACCATTAAGGGCCAGGGCTGTAACTCCCAGTGGAATTATTCCCTGTCCCTCGCTCCTTCCTTACCTGATCGCCCATTCCACTCCACGCCATCCCGCTAAAAAGCAATCAGTATCTTCCTTCAGGCTCTTGGCTATATATTGTTAATTTCCTACCCTAGATAGACCCTTGTATgctgagaaaggaaaattgaaTTTACTTGGAAAACTAAATGGTAACACAGTATGCACACCTAGGTGTTTGGGAAAGGTGGCCCGTTGGCTCCACATGAGGGAGCAGGAGGTCATCATAATCCCAGAAGCTCACAAATCGCGAGGTCTGATCTGACCCCGTCCCAGGATGCACTGGGAGGTAGCCACAGGCTGAGCTGTGGCAGCAAAGAAAAGTGTTGGCTTGATGATAGCAGGGTGTTATCAGGAAAGAGGATAATGGGTGAATCCTAGAGATCCCAATGATGCGGCCCCGGCTAGGAAACTGAGcttgataataaagaaaaaatacaaacaaggaGGTTTGACTTGAATAAAAAATCTGAACCCAGGGTGGCATGATGAGTACTTATTTTTCAGATGGTGTTTATCTTCACAAGGACTTTGATGCCCATCCCCTCAAACAAATCAGACTGCTCATGTTTACTGAATCATTTGCTTGGAAGAAATTCGTGTCCCTCACAGTGGGCTGAAGATTAGTGCCCCTGAGTGAGAAATACTGAGTGTATTTTTTTCCCgtttctcctttttctcagtGATGTCCACTGTCCTACAATTGGTATTCTTACTAACATATCTGTGTGTAGGGGTAGAAAGGTCAAGACAGTCAAAACTGTGAACAGTAAGAGACAAAGGCAAGAGAGACTTTTTATATGTTATCAAACTATAACAACTAACACCTCAGTTACCACTCCCAAAGCGTGAGAGTTTTGTTTAAAGATGGGAAAATCTTGAGCAAATTGTTCATTTCCATATATGCTGGCATGTGCTGTTTCTCTGCCTaaaacatcaccaccaccacgcacacacacacacacacacacacacacacacacacacacatacacatgcacacacacacacacatatgcacccTCCTTGCCTTGCCTAACTCCTCTTTAGCTTTAGGTTCTCCCTGTTTAGTCTTCCTAGACCCCAAGTCTGAGATGGGTTTCCCTCTTAATAGCTCCCATAAGACCCTGAACATTCTCCAGCACCACGCTTATCACAACACTTATCACAAAATATAGTAATCACTTCACTACATTagagctccatgaaggcagggaccagatcTATCTTTTTCCACAGTTCTATTCCCCATTCCTGGAATGGCAGCCAATAAGTGtttatagaataaatgaattctgtaAGACTTTTCTTTGTCTGAGCCTTTGTTTATCTCTCTGAACAACGTCTGTTAAGTATGGTTGTTCAGGTCATCTACTGTACGAGGACATCTAGCAGAATTGGGAGGGGAGGCTGAAATCCAGCCCACGTTCTCATCACCAAGCCACTGTCACTGGTGGTATCCACTCAGAGGAAGAGGTACCTTCTTCTGATTTGCACTGTTGCACCATACGGGCTTTGGGCAGCCCAGCTCTGAACAACGCTTAGTGTCTTCAAAAGTAAGTCAGAATTCTCCCTCTCGTTCCTAGAAAGGCTAGGACAGAGTGCTTTTACGAAACTGTTTCTTCAGGTCCTTTGCCAGCCATCAAAGCCAAGACTGACCCCATTCACGGCGAAGATCTCCCTCACTCTCCTCTGATTTGTGTCTCCTGCAGGATTTGGGATGACGACTCCAGCCACAGTAGAAGGAAAAATCTTTCTGATCTTCTATGGCCTCCTTGGGTGCTCCAGCACCATCCTGTTCTTCAACCTCTTCCTGGAGCGCCTGATCACCGTCATCGCCTGCATCATGAAATCGTGCCACCAGCGGCAGCTCCGGAGGCGGGGGGCCTCACCACAGCAGAGCCTGAAGAACCCGGGGAAGGGTGAGGTGGACCGCTCGGCTGGCTGGAAGCCCTCCGTGTACTATGTCATGCTGATCCTGTGCATGGCCTCCCTCCTCATCTCCTGCTGCGCGTCCGCCATGTACACCTCCGTGGAAGGATGGAGCTACTTCGATGcactctacttctgctttgtgGCTTTCAGCACCATTGGCTTTGGGGATCTCGTCAGCAGCCAGAACGCCCGGTATGCCAGCCAGGGCCTCTACCGCTTCGCCAACTTCGCCTTCATCCTCATGGGCGTCTGCTGCATCTACTCCTTGTTCAATGTCATCTCCATCCTCATTAAACAGTCCATGAACTGGATCCTGAGGAAGATGGATGGCGGGTGCTGCCAACAATGCCAAAGACGACTCTTGCAGTCCCGGAGGAACGTGgtgatgccaggcactgtccagAACCGGTGCAACATCTCCATAGAAACGGATGGAGTCATAGAGAGTGATACGGATGGGCGGCGTCTCTCGGGTGAGATGATCTCCATGAAGGACTTCTTGGCGGCCAACAAGGTCTCACTAGCCATCCTCCAGAAGCAGCTGTCCGAAACGGCCAATGGCTGCCCCCACCAGACCAGCACTCTGTCGCTGGACGATGAATTCTCAGGGGGGGTAGGAGCCTTTGCAATAATGAACAACAGGCTGGCAGAGACCAGCGGGGACAGGTAGGGGCAAGGAGAGAATGGACAACGAGGGTACTGTCACCCAGCTCAGCTCTGTGCCCTGGCTGGGTTCATTCTGTTCCTTCTAGCCTGGAGCCCAGCTTGAGAAATCTCATCTTCTTGTCTCCAGCAAACAGCCACTTGCCAGGGCTGCGGGAACCTGCAGCCTCGATGCCTTTCTCCTTATCTTTATTCTTTAAGTCtaaattcagtcttttaaaaatggaccACAAAAGCAGTCTAAGACATCACGTTGTCTTCTTTACCCACCTTGCTGCAGGGTTTTAACTGCCTAAGAGAGGGAGGGCTTCCTTAAGCCTTGATTTCCTGCTGCTCTAttcttcatttggaaataaaaatcctGAAGATCCTGATTTTCCCCTGGAACTCTGAACAGCTGAATTCACTGCCTCTCTTAGTCCCTTCAACAAAGGGAGGGTGGGAACTGTTTGAGAATGTGACTGGGCTTTCTTTTTGCTGGGCTTCCTTCTGGGCAGATTCATCCATGGGGCCATGGCTAGGGAAAGCATCTGTTCCTCTTTATACCTGcctctctatttttgtttttcctttcttttatttttaagctcttAACGCTTGACTAAGGTGTCTGTGGGACCTCAGTGtggtaagaaaacaaaattcagcttCAGAGCTTTAAACTGAGGCGTGGTGGTGGGAAGACTCATTCTTGTCACTAAGCTCTATTCTTAACACGTTAAGCTCTGTTCTTAACACGTTATGCTCTGTTCTTAACACGTTAAGCTCTACTGAATGGACCCTTTGAATGGTCCCAGAGACCACTTCATTTTTACCAGGGCTTGGGGCCCGTTGCAAAGATAATGGCTGACTATTTATTAGAATCGAAAGTTTAATAAATCCTCATTTTATTAACGAAGATTACATGATTGCTCATTAAGGACATTGGGGGGAGGGTGCCTAATTAAACAGGCACTTACTGCactcagagaaaaaggaaataggaagTTAATTTTAAGAATGTGAACATATCATCTTGGATTCTTGGCTGGAGAAACATTCTAGACCAGATAATGAAACTTGGCTTCTCTTGTCTAATCCGTTTCAGTTCTGCCTTGTGGTATTGTAACAAGTCTAATTACATAACCTCCCATGTTGTTAAAGCAGTCCATGCTAGGAACAAGAGCTGTTGATCTTCTTCATCTATGCAGGAGAGAAGATTTGGGGGGATGAGAGCAGAGTTCATAAGAGATAGCTGCAGTTTTTATAAGATAAGAATGGTGTCCAAAAGGCACTttcagaaatgaggaagaaagatgGGCGCCATAAAGAAGATAAAGCAGAAAAGCTCTGCCCAGTGAAACTGAATTGTTGAGCAGAAAGCATCAGGCTGGGAGGACCCTTAGGAACCATCCCATCCAACCCCCTTGTTTTTGAcacaaggaaacagaggcacgCAGGGATTGCTCCTTGTCTGAATACTCAGGGCTGATGGGGCACAGCTAGGAGAAGCGCCCAGATCTCTGATGAAGTCTGGGCTCTTCACCCATGCTCTACCCAGCCTCAGAACACCCCCAACAGCTCCCTCTCCAGGCTGAGTTGACTTTTCTTCCAGCTGGCAAACCCAGATATTTTCTTTACGGTACCAGGAGTGCCCTAGAGCCAAAGTGTGATAAGCAGCAGTGCTGGGCTTTGAACTTAGGGCCGTGAAGCTCCAAAGTCAGAGATCTTCAACCATTACCTTGTATCACGCTTACAGGGCAGCAGCCTGGAGCTACTGCAAAACCCTTGTTAGGAACTTCTGATCATAAACTGAGCTCCCTGGGGGCTCTGCCCTGCACGAGGCactgtggggatggggagagcatCTGGGTCCCTTTCCCTAGGGGATTTCTTGATCTCCACATTCCTGGTACAGGGACTGGCACGAAGCAAGGCCTTGCTTCTCTAACCTGGGTCCCTAGAGATCTCGCAGGTGTACCAAGAGGCCAAGAAGCATCAGTATAAGCAAGCCTCATCTTCCTGGAGGGTCAGTTTTACTAAATGATTTTTGCAGAGAGATGTTATGTCAAAACACATCTATTTAAGTAGGTCCCAAAATTGGCATAAACTTTTAAGCTAAACATGAAAAACATTTGTGATCTTATGATGAGCTTTCTAAGTCTTCTCAGAGTCTCAGAGGATGAGTTTGTTCTCCTCTAGGTTGGGGGTTCCCTGGTGGAAACACTTGAGAACCAGTGTAAGGAGAGAAAAGTGCAGTGCATTtaagatggatggatagatggatgggagTAACAtgccaaaaaaattacaaaactagGAAACTTTGTTTAGATAAACCTCTTTATACTTACCCTTAGGCATGAGTTGGTCAATAAGAGAATTTCTAGATAGTAATATCAAAGCTGGAGTTCAAAACCTGGAGCCCACAAATCCCCTAATATTGTTATGTATGCGTACACGAACGTGAGCGGAAACACACGTGTAGTTTTCTAGGTAATGAGCTTCATGGTTTTCATCATGTTTCCAAAGGGGTCCTCACATTTTCACTAGAGTAAGGACGTTTACTGCTATTTTCTCTTGTTATCTTTGTCCCCACACAGCATGTCTCTAGCCCTCCTGACAagttctctctattctgttctctcTGAACTGTCACTGTGTGACCTTTAGGTTGGCCCAGGTTCTTCTGTTTAGGAACCCAGAGACTCCCCGGAGTGATAAAGGACCTATTGACTCAGCATCATGAGGTGGTCAGGCTTCATCCATGGCTGGGCTCACAGCTGGCCATCTTGAGCTCTCTGTGACGCTATAAATGTGAACTGGCCTTGAATGCAGGGACCTCAAAGCCAAGACCCAAGTGACCATCAAGTTTCTCAAGTGACCATCATCCCACACACTTGCACAAGTTTTGTTATATGTCCATCCTACCTGAAATAGTATCTTCTTGATATTTTAATCAACTCAGTTTtaattagttttgttttaaaaagaaactttgtcTCACTACCTAAACAGAAGACTCATATCACTTGCCATAAACAGAAAATAGAGTCAttgcaaaaatcaataaaatgaagataaaactaTGTTATTAAATTCTAACAAGATCCCGTATCCTAGCAGAGGCTTTAATCCCGTGATCTTTTCTCTCTCGGTTAAAAACGGAGATTGGCAAATGTGGGGGGGGGAGTTGTTATAAAGACTCATTAGCACCAAACAGAGACTCTCTTCATGATGTAATGAAAGGACTGGAAGAGAATTGGGAAGGGAGTAACTCTCTCACCATACGATTCAGTGTTAATTCATTCCAAGCCTGCGGGCCCCTAAAATCATCTCATGTTCCACCCAAATCATTGGTGCACGTCCCACATTGGGGGGGCTACATAAAAGTAACAAAGTACAGCACAGTTTCTGAGGTCATGCCCACCACGTGGTAAAGAACGGTTCTTGGATTTGAACACCAGGCCCAGTAGTTCTAATGTGAGAGACAGTGGGCAGGTCTCTCAACCTCACTGTGTCCCATTCCCTCTGTACCTGTGATGTGGAAACAGTAGCAACACCAGATCAAATGAGAAGATGCTCAGGGCAGGGCTTTGTGGCCTCTGAGGAGCTGCAAATGCAGTGGGCGCTGGTGGTCCACGtgctgcgggggtggggggatgttaCATCCAACAGGGAAAGATTTTGTTCTCTTCTCGCACCTGCCACCCAGCACTTGCCACACTGCGCTTCATTAACTGTTGTCATTTATTAAATGGTGTCACTCTTGGTGATGGTTTTATACTAAACCAAAAGACCCCAATGCCTTTATTTCTGTTCCACTGAGTCCTTTTATTTTAGTATTAGCTGAGCCAATTGAATGATTTGACACAGTAGAATGTTCTGGGAAAGCTGTAATATCTTGGATATTGCTAGAATTTTATAGCTTTTAAGGCTTATCCATTCACAGTTGTAATATTTTGACTTTCATAACCACATTGCAAAGTAGGTAGGGTACTTATCTTCAAACTGCCTTTAATCTTTTctgaaataagagagagaaataatcacACTTCACATAAAAATTAACTGGGGTTCAGACTGATGTAGGTTAGAGAATAAGTAAGTTAAAATTATACAGACTGGGTTTGAAGTTTGGCTTTGTCACGTTCTGGCTATATGAAcatgggaaaattacttaatgttttttttttttttgagaaagtccttgttttttttgtttttttgttttttttaatttatttatttatttatttatggctatgttgggtcttcgtttctgtgcgagggctttctctagttgtggcaagcggggaccactcttcatcgcggtgcgcgggcctctcactatcgcggcctctcttgttgcggagcacaagctccagacgcgcaggctcagtagttgtggctcacgggcccagttgctccacggcatgtgggatcttcccagaccagggcttgaacccgtgtcccctgcattagcaggcagattcttaaccactgcaccaccagggaaaccctactTAATGTTTAAAGCCTAGTTTCCTCATTGTTAATGTGGGAACGGTTGTATCCGCATTGCGGCATCACTGCAACAGGTAAATGAAGTGATCTGGGTCTAGTCTCTCATCATCAAGACTATGGTCTCTAAGCCCTTGGAAGTGAAGGATGATAAGTCATAGCATTtcagaagccaaaggaaaaataaggcCAGCTTCTAGAAGAGCCCATTTTATTCcaaaatttggaaagaaaggaagttTTCTCCTTCCTATATGACATAATGTAATACATTCTtttatgaccaagtgggatttatccctaggatgcaaggatggtttaacattcacaaatcaataaatgtgatacaccaccaATTGGCTGAAGATATAAATCATAgtttcatctcaatagatgtagaaaaagcatttgacaaaatacagcatcctttcatgataaaaaaaaaactctcaacaaactgggtatagaaggaatgtaccacagcataataaaggccatagatgacaagcccacagctaacatcatactcaacagtgaaaggcTGAAATCTtttaaggtcaggaacaagacaaggatgcccactctcatcattcctattcaacatagtactggaaatcctagccagagaaattaggcaagaaaaaaaataaaaaggcatctaaatcagaaaggaagaagtaaaaattctctctgcagatgatatgatcttacatATGGAAAATCcaaaagactccacaaaaaatGTTGttagaattaatcaatgaattcagtaaagttgcaggatacaaaatcggctgtgtttctatacactaacaatgaaatatctgaaaaagaaataaaagaatcccatttatattagcatcaaaaacaataaaatatttaggaataaatttaaccaagaagttgaaagatctgtacactgaaaactataagactttgattaaagaaattaaagacacaaataaaagaTACCCCATGTTAATGagtcagaaaaattaatattggtaaaatggccatactaccccaaaccatctataaattcaatgcaatctctatcaaaattccaatggcattttgcacagaaatagaaaaacaacccTACAATTtttatgaaaccacaaaagaccccaaatagccaaagcaatccttagaaagaagaacaaagctggaggcatcatgctttctgacttcaaactatattacaaggctatagtaatcaaaacagtatggtactggcatgaaaccAAACACgtggaccaatggaacagaatcaaaagcccagaaataaacccaagcatatgcagtcaactaatatttgattagggaaccaagaatactcaatagagaaaagacagcctcttcaataaatggttctgggaaaaatTGGACATtcacaagcaaaagaataaaactagacccTTATCTTACCCcagtcacaaaaattaactcaaaatggattaaatacataaatactgaaaccataaaactcctagaagaaaacatagggggaaagctccttgacattggtcttggcaatgatttttttagatatgacaccaaaaggacAAGCAATAAAGGCACAAATAAACAAGAGgggctacatcaaacttaaaagctctgcatagcaaaagaaataacaaaatgaaaaggcaacctacagaatgggagaaattatttgcaaaccatctatctgataagaggttaatatctaaaatgtgtatggaattcatgcaactcaacagcaaaaaactcaaacaatctgatttaaaaatgggcagaggacctgaataaacatttttccaaagaagacaaacaaacgGCCAACAGATACGTGAAAAAATTCTCAATGTCatactctctgtgcctccagagGAATGGGGTTATCTATAGCCATGTACCACATGGGGAGCAATGAGGAAATTCCCACcccttatttaaacaaaaaagtgTACTGGAAGATTCAGTCTTCTGGTATGGAAAAAAGGTAGCCTAGTGGTTTGATAGATTGTCTtgtcatctcatttaaaaatttagctACTGCTTCCTGGATATACAGTGTTGTGCTAATAATGTGGGATGGAAAGTACCAGATGAGATGGGAATTCTCATGCCTGGCTGTGCATCAGCATCCTTTAAGGACTTTTGTTAACACGACAGATTCTCAGGTTCCATTCCTCACCTACTGAAAAATATTCTCTGATGCTGGAACctcagaaatatattttgcaCAGTGTTCATTGGTGCTTTTGATGTGTAGTCAGGTTGAGAGCCCCTGGTGAGGAGGAGCTTGTTATCTTGGGTTCCAGAAATGACTGTATATAATTAGTGAGGATGATCTAACAAGAACAGTACCTTACATGGCATAATCTTTATACTTTTCGAAGAGCTTCCATGTGTTCCATGTGCCACTTGATCCTGATGACAGTCCTGTGAAGAAGGCATCACCATTCCCACatttctgatgaggaaactgagcctcagaaaaaTGTAAGGACTTGATAAAACTTCTGGCCTCTACCCCTAGATGTGGAGAGCTGGAAGGAACATCACTCCAGCCAAACAATGAAAAAGAGCCAGATGAGCTTCGAATTCTCCACTTTGTGGGAAATCACTGGAGAGCTGAGGTCGCAGAGCAACTGGCCCAAAATAGGAGGAAAAAC is a window encoding:
- the KCNK13 gene encoding potassium channel subfamily K member 13, producing the protein MTTPATVEGKIFLIFYGLLGCSSTILFFNLFLERLITVIACIMKSCHQRQLRRRGASPQQSLKNPGKGEVDRSAGWKPSVYYVMLILCMASLLISCCASAMYTSVEGWSYFDALYFCFVAFSTIGFGDLVSSQNARYASQGLYRFANFAFILMGVCCIYSLFNVISILIKQSMNWILRKMDGGCCQQCQRRLLQSRRNVVMPGTVQNRCNISIETDGVIESDTDGRRLSGEMISMKDFLAANKVSLAILQKQLSETANGCPHQTSTLSLDDEFSGGVGAFAIMNNRLAETSGDR